A stretch of the Malus domestica chromosome 08, GDT2T_hap1 genome encodes the following:
- the LOC103420991 gene encoding serine/threonine protein phosphatase 2A 55 kDa regulatory subunit B beta isoform-like produces MNGGGEGLAALATSGVAVSPLEWKFSKVFGERTAGEEVQEVDIISAIEFDRTGDHLATGDRGGRVVLFERTDIKDHGGHRRDLERMDYSISGHPEFRYKTEFQSHKIEFDYLKSLEIEEKINKIRWCQTANGALCLLSTSSKTIKYWKVAGQETSLVARCRRLYANAHDYHINSISNNSGGETFLSADDLRINLWNLEISNQSFNIVDMKPGNMEDLTEVITSAEFHPTHCNMLAYSSSIGSIRLIDLRQSALCDTHSKLFEEQEAPGSRSFFTEIVASISDMKFAKNGRHILSRDYMTLKLWDINMDSGPVATFQVHEHLRPKLCDLYENDSIFDKFECCLSGDGHRVATGSYSNLFRVFGCSEGSTEATTLEASKNPLRRQVQSSGNLRRVIRRGMFFHHNIKGADNSGADANGNPFDFTTKLLHLAWHPSEDLIACAASSSLYMYYA; encoded by the exons ATGAACGGCGGCGGAGAGGGCCTCGCGGCTCTGGCGACGTCAGGGGTGGCCGTATCGCCTCTCGAGTGGAAGTTTTCGAAGGTCTTCGGAGAAAGGACCGCCGGCGAAGAAGTTCAGGAAG TTGATATAATATCCGCTATTGAATTTGATAGAACGGGGGACCACCTTGCCACTGGAGATCGTGGAGGCCGGGTGGTTTTATTTGAAAGAACTGATATAAAGGAT CATGGTGGACACCGGAGAGATCTGGAGAGGATGGATTATTCAATCAGTGGGCATCCTGAGTTCCGCTATAAAACTGAATTCCAGAGTCATAAAATCGAG TTTGATTATCTTAAGAGCTTGGAAATTGAGGAAAAAATCAACAAGATCAGATGGTGTCAAACAGCTAACGGTGCACTGTGTCTCCTCTCCACTAGTAGCAAAACCATCAAATACTGGAAG GTGGCCGGTCAAGAGACGAGCCTTGTGGCTAGATGTCGAAGACTCTATGCCAATGCTCATGACTATCATATTAATTCGATTTCAAATAACAG CGGTGGTGAAACTTTTTTATCAGCTGATGACCTTCGAATTAATCTTTGGAACCTAGAGATTAGCAATCAAAGTTTTAATATTGTTGACATGAAGCCGGGAAACATGGAGGATCTAACTG AGGTGATAACATCCGCAGAATTTCACCCTACTCATTGTAACATGTTGGCATACAGTAGCTCAATAGGCTCAATTCGTCTTATCGATCTGCGGCAGTCAGCTTTATGTGACACTCATAGCAAATT GTTTGAAGAACAAGAAGCGCCCGGCTCAAGATCTTTTTTCACTGAAATAGTAGCATCAATTTCAGATATGAAGTTTGCTAAGAATGGAAGGCATATACTAAGTCGGGATTACATGACTCTTAAG TTATGGGACATCAACATGGATTCTGGCCCAGTTGCCACTTTCCAGGTTCATGAACATCTAAGACCAAAG CTCTGTGATTTATACGAAAATGATTCTATCTTCGATAAGTTTGAGTGCTGTCTAAGTGGAGATGGACACCGAGTGGCAACAGGTTCTTACAG CAATCTGTTTCGAGTGTTTGGTTGTTCTGAAGGGAGCACAGAAGCAACAACATTGGAGGCCAGCAAAAACCCCCTGAG GAGACAAGTTCAATCTTCGGGCAACCTTCGTCGTGTTATCAGGCGAGGTATGTTCTTCCATCATAACATAAAAGGTGCGGATAACTCTGGAGCTGATGCAAACGGAAATCCTTTTGACTTCACAACAAAGTTGCTACATCTTGCATGGCACCCTTCTGAGGATTTAATCGCCTGTGCTGCTTCAAGCAGCCTATACATGTATTATGCGTAA